In Planktothrix tepida PCC 9214, the genomic window ATTATTGAGATTTTCGATTTCACCAAGGCTTTGAAATAAAGAGAGGTTTCCCTCTAATTCATTACGACGATCAGCAATATCATCGGCCTCTGTGGGAATCTTATCCCTAGTTGTGGGATTGATTTTAATCACCCAAATTTCTTGGGGAAGATTAGCAATTCCCACAAAATTGCTTTTAATCAAAGAATCAATCGGTGGATTATCGGAAAAAAGTCCGTCCCAATAAGCCATTTCTTCAATAGAAACAGCCGGGAAAAGGTTCGGTATGCAAGCAGAAGCCAAGATATGTTCGAGTTTAATAGCTTCGCGATAGGAGTTGAATTTATGTAATCTCCCTGTGAGGATATTACAAGCGCCGATCAGTAAAATTGGGGGTTCGGGTTGCATACCCCAAGTCGCTAATTCTGAGAAATCAATATGAGATCCTAGTAATTCTTCAAAATCAGTAAATCGACGGCGTAAACCTTGGGTCGCAAAGGAAAACCAAGCTTTAACAATCGGTGAATAAGGACTTAAATTGTACTGAGGAATTTTCCCTTTGCTGACCCATTCCAGAGTTTTAATTGCAGAATCGTTGAAAAACTTTTCTTGAGCGGTTTGGGCTGTATTATCTTCCCAAAAGTCGATCAGTCGTTTCCAAACAATATCATCTCCTTTTTTCAGGGCGTACCAAATCAGAAATGCACAGATCGCGCCTCCAGAAGTTCCACTTAAGCTGACAATATTAAAATAATCCTGAATCTTGTTTTCAAATAGGGCTTTAAAGACACCCGCCGTGAAAGCGGTTTGGCTTCCTCCTCCCTGACAAGCGATCGCAATTTTAGGCTTCATATAGAATCTATTCTAAAGGTTTTCGGACTAATGGGTGCAAGGCTGGATCAGTTTAACACGATCAAAACAAGTATATCTTAATGAACTACGCACATCCGCTATCGCGCTCGATGTGCGTTTCTGACGCTTCAACTGAGAAACTTGCTTGAAGCTTCCGCACTCCTGTAGAGGTATTCTCATCTGCATCTGAAGAGGCACGTTCCATACCCCTTGCATAATTAAGCATCACCATTGCTGCGGCAACATCTCTATCACAATGAAACCCGCAATTAACACAATGATGTTCTCTTTCTGCTAATGTTTTCTTCTTCTGATGACCGCAATTTGGGCAAGTTTGTGAAGGTTTAACTTTTTGAGTGGGAACCTCAACTTGTCCCATCCCATAAACCTATTTGATCCTTGCTCAACCATTTCTTTAATTTCTACAAGATTAGCGATCGCAATTTAACAAAAACTTAACTTAAAATCTTGTTTAATGCTAAATTGCTTAAATTGTTAAACCTTAATTTAATTCATCTTTGGATTATTGTTAAGATATTCTAATCATTTTTCTCAAATTCTTTTGTTTTTTAAAAGATTGTCAGGAAATCTTGATACATTATTGAAAATTACTTGCAAATAGTTGACGGCAGCATGGGGGTTCTGGTATATTTAGAAAATACCGCTCAAGGGGTTATTGTGTCTATTTGCCAAAATAGAGGCTAGAACTACTATTCTTTCGTAAAATATCTGGATTTCCTGACTCAATTTCTGCCTTACGAGCTATCAATTTTGGGGGTAAATCCTTAAAGGACTAAGAGGGGTATTGACAAAGTTGCCAATTTATGCAATTAGACAGGAAGGGAAGAGGTGATTTTAAAATAACTGGGTGTTTCCGTCTCTAACTCTAATTAAGTCAGACTTAATCTAAACTAATTTGAGAACCCCAAATATTTTGAGGAAGAAATGATCGATCTAAGGGAA contains:
- a CDS encoding patatin-like phospholipase family protein, which produces MKPKIAIACQGGGSQTAFTAGVFKALFENKIQDYFNIVSLSGTSGGAICAFLIWYALKKGDDIVWKRLIDFWEDNTAQTAQEKFFNDSAIKTLEWVSKGKIPQYNLSPYSPIVKAWFSFATQGLRRRFTDFEELLGSHIDFSELATWGMQPEPPILLIGACNILTGRLHKFNSYREAIKLEHILASACIPNLFPAVSIEEMAYWDGLFSDNPPIDSLIKSNFVGIANLPQEIWVIKINPTTRDKIPTEADDIADRRNELEGNLSLFQSLGEIENLNNLFLRGAFNEEFLAKIDVKEPMKIPKSFPDDPDQDYHIPMIEMSEDLAKLLNYESKLDRSPEMINRLIQDGEKQGKKFIETRLKQMGLNNESR
- a CDS encoding zinc ribbon domain-containing protein yields the protein MGQVEVPTQKVKPSQTCPNCGHQKKKTLAEREHHCVNCGFHCDRDVAAAMVMLNYARGMERASSDADENTSTGVRKLQASFSVEASETHIERDSGCA